A single genomic interval of Spinacia oleracea cultivar Varoflay chromosome 6, BTI_SOV_V1, whole genome shotgun sequence harbors:
- the LOC110778765 gene encoding 3-ketoacyl-CoA synthase 4-like encodes MKISLKIFLQATFLCLLLLSQIPPSSIISLSLPLLLIYLVYYFFFKPYPVLLLDYSCYKPPNNRKCNFELCEYFVKKTGSFTHKSVEFMRSIYNKSGLGEETYAPPFIFQGYNKGSLDFALLEAKEGMFTAVDNLLSTANMDPKDIHIVIVTCGSFSPEPCFSSLLINHYKMGPTVKAYNLSGMGCGSGILSIDMAAHILRGAGRNVQNALIVVTENISLNWYFGEDRSMLVTNCIFRVGCAAAIVTNDPSRRRDAKFQLVHSLRTHHGADDSSYKAAFQEEDNKGNSGVSLTKDLIRVAGQNLKSHLTTLAPRVLPLSQLVQYVKSVALTVLTRGESKVMVPDFTTAFEHICIHTGGKAVIEQVGKVLKLEDTVTEPARMTLHRFGNTSSSLVFYELAYFEAKKRIKRGDRVWMLAFGTGFKVGSLVWKALQDSNDDRNNPWSDCIHRYPLKCW; translated from the coding sequence atgaagATTTCCTTAAAAATATTCCTACAAGCAACATTCTTATGTCTACTCCTATTATCCCAAATTCCTCCTTCCTCAATTATCTCCCTCTCCTTACCTCTTCTTCTCATTTACTTAGTCTACTACTTTTTCTTTAAGCCGTACCCCGTCCTCCTCCTGGACTACTCTTGCTATAAACCTCCCAACAATAGAAAATGTAATTTCGAACTTTGTGAGTATTTCGTCAAGAAAACCGGGTCTTTTACGCATAAGAGTGTAGAGTTTATGCGTTCCATCTATAACAAATCGGGTTTAGGAGAGGAGACTTACGCGCCTCCGTTTATTTTTCAAGGTTATAATAAAGGCTCCTTAGACTTTGCATTGTTAGAAGCTAAGGAAGGTATGTTCACGGCTGTTGATAATTTATTATCGACAGCCAATATGGACCCTAAAGATATTCATATTGTTATTGTCACATGTGGTAGCTTTTCTCCAGAACCTTGTTTTTCCtccttattaattaatcattataAAATGGGTCCCACTGTTAAAGCTTATAATCTCAGTGGAATGGGTTGTGGCAGTGGGATCCTCTCCATTGATATGGCAGCTCATATTTTACGAGGCGCGGGAAGAAATGTCCAAAACGCCCTTATTGTTGTTACGGAGAATATTAGCCTTAATTGGTATTTTGGTGAGGACAGGTCCATGTTGGTGACTAATTGCATTTTCCGAGTTGGTTGTGCGGCAGCGATCGTCACCAACGACCCCAGTCGCCGCCGGGATGCCAAGTTTCAACTCGTTCACTCGTTACGGACTCACCATGGGGCCGATGATAGTTCTTACAAGGCTGCATTTCAAGAAGAGGACAATAAGGGCAATTCCGGTGTTTCACTCACCAAGGACTTAATTAGAGTGGCGGGTCAAAACTTAAAGTCTCATTTAACTACTCTAGCACCAAGAGTCCTCCCACTGAGTCAACTCGTTCAGTACGTAAAATCGGTGGCGCTCACCGTGTTGACTCGGGGCGAGTCTAAAGTAATGGTACCCGATTTTACGACTGCGTTCGAGCATATTTGCATCCACACAGGCGGAAAGGCAGTGATTGAACAAGTAGGGAAGGTGTTGAAGTTAGAGGACACGGTCACGGAGCCGGCTCGAATGACACTCCACCGGTTCGGGAATACGTCGAGTAGCCTAGTGTTCTACGAGTTGGCTTATTTTGAGGCCAAGAAAAGGATTAAAAGAGGGGATAGAGTATGGATGTTGGCATTTGGGACAGGTTTTAAGGTTGGAAGTTTGGTTTGGAAGGCGTTACAAGATTCAAATGATGATCGCAATAATCCATGGAGTGATTGTATTCATAGGTACCCACTCAAGTGTTGGTAA